A window of Bradyrhizobium sp. AZCC 1610 contains these coding sequences:
- a CDS encoding IS110 family transposase has product MAKRITVCAGIDTGKRKLDVAIDGNCEQLQVENTAEGHKVLLEWLRRHKVKRIGIEASGGYEQAVVVELRRKRFVVVVFQPAQVRAYAKFHLQRAKNDKIDAALIAACTAAVKKIHPAPDPRLQPFAEHLTLIEQIGEDIKLYKNRLETCRDPRIQKVWKEEIARLAKRARVELKALVAAIREHRDLAQRLDLIYSVGGAGLPTAVAILVRMPEIGQLSREQAAALAGLAPYDDDSGEQVGARHIDGGRKRLRRALYTAALPASFRWNPQLIALYKRLKAAGKEHKRCLIACARKLLIFVNTVVARGTLWQDEPPPTAVIARTG; this is encoded by the coding sequence ATGGCTAAGCGTATCACAGTCTGTGCCGGGATCGATACCGGCAAACGGAAGCTCGACGTGGCAATCGATGGCAACTGCGAGCAGTTGCAGGTCGAGAACACGGCGGAAGGTCACAAGGTGCTATTGGAGTGGCTGCGGCGCCACAAGGTCAAGCGCATTGGGATCGAGGCGAGCGGCGGCTATGAACAAGCGGTCGTCGTCGAGTTGCGACGCAAGCGGTTTGTCGTGGTGGTGTTTCAGCCGGCGCAGGTGCGTGCCTACGCCAAGTTCCACTTGCAGCGAGCCAAGAACGACAAGATCGATGCCGCGCTGATCGCGGCCTGCACTGCTGCGGTCAAGAAGATCCATCCCGCCCCCGATCCCCGGCTGCAGCCTTTTGCCGAACACCTGACGTTGATCGAGCAGATCGGCGAGGATATTAAACTGTACAAGAACCGGCTCGAGACCTGCCGAGATCCGCGTATCCAGAAGGTCTGGAAGGAAGAGATCGCCCGCCTGGCCAAGCGGGCGAGGGTCGAACTCAAGGCTCTGGTGGCCGCGATCCGCGAGCATCGCGACCTCGCCCAGCGGCTCGACCTGATCTACAGCGTCGGCGGCGCCGGGCTGCCGACCGCAGTCGCGATCCTGGTGCGCATGCCCGAGATCGGCCAGCTCAGCCGCGAGCAAGCCGCAGCCCTCGCCGGGCTCGCGCCCTATGACGATGACAGCGGCGAGCAAGTCGGCGCTCGTCACATCGACGGCGGGCGCAAGAGGCTGCGCCGGGCGCTCTATACCGCCGCGCTGCCGGCATCCTTTCGCTGGAACCCGCAGCTTATCGCTCTTTACAAGCGGCTGAAGGCCGCCGGAAAAGAACACAAGCGCTGCCTCATCGCCTGCGCCAGGAAGCTGCTCATCTTCGTCAACACCGTCGTGGCCCGCGGCACGCTGTGGCAAGATGAACCGCCTCCAACCGCCGTAATCGCCCGGACCGGATGA
- a CDS encoding saccharopine dehydrogenase family protein, translated as MPSSKFDIVVYGATGFTGQLVAEYLAEHYKGDANLKWAMAGRSKDKLASVRDEIGAPADTPLIVADSSDVASLKAMVEQTKSVIAGVGPYQLYGSDLVAICAATGTDYLDYCGEPIWMRQMIDAHEAQAKASGARIMFSCGFDSLPFELGAFFVQTEAKRVLGVPASRVKGRVRDMRGTLSGGTAASAKATFGAVAKDLSLISILNDPFALTPGFSGARQPRGNKPVYEEDLQSWAAPFMMALINTRNVHRSNMLMGFPYGREFIYDEMVLTGPGEQGEANAKLVMAANNEKTGPNAPKPGEGPSKEARENGLYDLLYVAIAPDGRQVCASVKGDCDPYGSTAKMIAECAICLLRDAADGAPGIWTPGAAMQHKLITRLVDHAGLTFTVEK; from the coding sequence ATGCCCTCGTCGAAATTCGACATTGTCGTCTATGGCGCCACCGGCTTCACCGGCCAACTCGTCGCCGAGTATCTCGCCGAACATTACAAGGGCGACGCCAATCTGAAATGGGCGATGGCCGGCCGCAGCAAGGACAAGCTTGCTTCCGTCCGTGACGAGATCGGGGCGCCGGCCGATACGCCGTTGATCGTGGCCGATTCAAGTGACGTTGCGTCGCTGAAGGCGATGGTGGAGCAGACGAAGTCGGTGATTGCGGGTGTTGGCCCATATCAGCTGTACGGAAGCGATCTAGTCGCCATCTGCGCTGCGACCGGCACCGATTATCTCGACTATTGCGGCGAGCCGATCTGGATGCGGCAAATGATCGACGCACACGAGGCGCAGGCAAAAGCGAGCGGCGCGCGGATTATGTTCTCATGTGGCTTCGACTCACTGCCGTTTGAACTTGGCGCGTTCTTCGTCCAGACGGAGGCCAAGCGGGTGTTAGGTGTGCCCGCCTCTCGCGTCAAAGGTCGGGTGCGCGATATGCGCGGCACGCTCTCCGGAGGTACTGCCGCAAGCGCCAAGGCGACGTTCGGTGCTGTCGCCAAGGACCTCAGCCTCATCTCCATCTTGAACGATCCCTTTGCGCTCACACCGGGATTTAGCGGCGCGCGACAGCCGCGCGGTAACAAGCCGGTTTACGAAGAAGATCTTCAATCCTGGGCCGCGCCTTTCATGATGGCCCTGATCAACACGCGGAACGTTCATCGCTCCAACATGCTTATGGGATTCCCGTACGGCCGCGAATTCATCTACGACGAGATGGTATTGACCGGTCCCGGCGAGCAGGGAGAAGCGAACGCCAAGCTTGTGATGGCGGCGAACAACGAAAAGACCGGCCCCAATGCCCCCAAGCCAGGCGAGGGGCCGTCGAAGGAGGCGCGCGAAAATGGCCTTTACGATTTGCTCTATGTCGCGATAGCGCCTGATGGACGCCAGGTGTGCGCGTCCGTGAAAGGCGACTGCGATCCCTACGGCTCGACGGCGAAGATGATTGCGGAATGCGCGATCTGCCTGCTGCGAGACGCTGCGGACGGCGCGCCGGGCATCTGGACGCCGGGTGCCGCCATGCAGCACAAGCTGATCACGCGACTGGTGGATCACGCGGGCTTGACGTTCACGGTAGAGAAGTAG